A genome region from Myroides fluvii includes the following:
- a CDS encoding UDP-N-acetylglucosamine 1-carboxyvinyltransferase — MDANYNLKAKIKGGQIPSGVVQVSGAKNSATKLLAAALISDEEIVLQNYPTELVDANYKIDFIQKLGGKIDKLSKEEELIINSTNFENRELDSYNYLFRTTYLLVPGLLKKSGEAMIPYPGGCKIGHRGYDLHISAWESFGAIVTEKENYIHVTIDGKLKGTEIDFPISTIGGTETALICGSIAEGKTIIKNAYISPEVNDLISFLKMMGVNIKVIGSSYIEIEGKQYLRGGCYKVMPDRIEAITWIVYGILSGGSILVKDIPFSTLEIPLIHLREMGISIYRNDNNVYIDGSVIDNESIQPFELATGTYPGIISDMQPFFVLLALHASGRSRVYDYRYPERIKYCEELSKMYNNSIVAKHGEIVISGSVDAKPIANNVVSTDLRGSMALLIGALLASGESEISGIDMALRGYNKLEEKLKGLGVVIELIN; from the coding sequence ATGGATGCTAATTATAATTTAAAAGCAAAAATAAAGGGTGGACAAATACCTAGTGGTGTTGTTCAGGTTAGTGGAGCTAAGAATTCAGCAACGAAATTGTTAGCTGCTGCATTAATAAGTGATGAGGAGATTGTGTTACAAAATTATCCAACGGAATTAGTTGATGCAAATTATAAAATTGATTTTATTCAAAAATTAGGAGGTAAGATTGATAAATTATCGAAGGAAGAAGAGTTAATAATTAATTCAACTAATTTTGAAAATAGAGAGTTAGATAGTTATAATTATTTGTTTAGAACTACTTATTTGTTAGTTCCTGGATTATTAAAAAAATCTGGAGAGGCTATGATTCCTTATCCTGGGGGGTGTAAGATTGGTCATAGAGGGTACGATTTACATATAAGTGCATGGGAGAGTTTTGGTGCTATAGTAACCGAAAAAGAAAATTATATTCATGTTACTATAGATGGAAAATTGAAGGGAACTGAAATTGATTTTCCAATAAGTACAATAGGAGGGACTGAAACTGCATTAATTTGTGGTAGTATCGCTGAGGGAAAAACTATAATTAAGAATGCCTATATTTCTCCTGAAGTTAATGATTTAATCTCATTTTTAAAGATGATGGGAGTAAATATAAAAGTAATAGGATCAAGTTATATTGAAATTGAAGGGAAACAATATTTAAGAGGAGGGTGTTATAAGGTGATGCCTGATAGAATTGAGGCAATAACTTGGATTGTGTACGGAATTCTTAGTGGAGGAAGTATTCTTGTAAAAGATATACCTTTTAGTACATTAGAAATTCCTTTAATACATTTGAGAGAAATGGGGATTAGTATTTATAGAAATGATAATAATGTATATATAGATGGCAGTGTTATAGATAATGAGTCAATTCAACCATTTGAATTAGCTACGGGGACATATCCTGGTATTATCTCTGATATGCAACCTTTCTTTGTTTTATTAGCATTACACGCTTCTGGTAGGAGTAGAGTTTATGATTATAGGTACCCTGAAAGGATAAAATATTGTGAAGAGTTGTCTAAAATGTATAATAATTCTATTGTTGCAAAACATGGGGAAATTGTAATTTCAGGAAGTGTTGATGCTAAGCCAATTGCTAATAATGTGGTCTCTACAGATTTGAGAGGAAGTATGGCTTTATTAATTGGCGCATTATTAGCTAGTGGTGAATCTGAGATTAGTGGAATA
- a CDS encoding SDR family oxidoreductase, with product MKKILITGGAGFIGSNLTEYFLNQGYFVRCLDNFATGYRHNIEEFISNPNYELLEGDIRDLATCQQAVSGVDYVLHQAALGSVPRSINDPITSNEVNINGFLNMLVAVRDGGVKRMVYAASSSTYGDSPALPKVEDVIGKPLSPYAVTKYVNELYADVFAKTYGIEIIGLRYFNVFGRRQNTRGAYAAVIPLFTKQFIQHESPTINGTGENSRDFTYIDNVIQMNERAMLTTNKEAVNTVYNTAVGDRTNLNQLVGYLKEFLTEYDSEIATIEVQHGPNRQGDVAHSLAAVDKAKNLLGYEPTHVIREGLKEAVKWYWEHKEML from the coding sequence ATGAAAAAAATATTAATTACAGGTGGAGCTGGATTTATTGGTTCCAACTTGACAGAGTACTTTTTAAATCAAGGATACTTTGTGCGTTGTTTAGATAATTTTGCAACAGGTTATCGACACAATATTGAGGAATTTATAAGCAACCCCAACTACGAACTACTAGAAGGAGATATTCGCGATTTGGCTACCTGCCAACAAGCGGTATCAGGTGTTGACTATGTACTACACCAAGCAGCTTTAGGTTCTGTACCTCGTTCAATTAACGATCCGATTACTTCCAATGAGGTAAACATCAACGGATTTTTGAATATGTTAGTGGCCGTACGCGACGGTGGAGTAAAGCGCATGGTCTATGCAGCGAGTTCATCTACCTATGGAGATTCGCCAGCACTGCCAAAAGTAGAGGATGTAATTGGTAAACCCCTATCTCCTTATGCCGTAACCAAATACGTAAACGAATTATACGCGGATGTATTTGCCAAAACCTATGGTATTGAAATTATCGGATTGCGTTATTTCAACGTATTCGGACGTCGTCAAAATACCAGAGGTGCTTATGCTGCGGTTATTCCGTTGTTTACCAAACAATTTATTCAACACGAAAGCCCAACGATTAACGGAACGGGAGAGAACTCTCGCGATTTTACCTATATCGACAACGTGATTCAGATGAATGAACGCGCCATGTTGACTACCAATAAAGAGGCTGTCAATACGGTTTACAATACAGCAGTTGGCGATCGTACCAATTTGAATCAATTGGTGGGGTATTTAAAAGAATTTTTAACGGAATACGACAGTGAAATTGCCACTATTGAAGTACAACACGGACCAAACCGCCAAGGGGATGTTGCTCATTCGCTAGCGGCTGTAGATAAAGCAAAAAACCTACTAGGCTATGAACCTACCCATGTAATCCGCGAAGGGCTAAAAGAAGCCGTAAAATGGTATTGGGAGCACAAAGAGATGCTATAG
- a CDS encoding nucleotide sugar dehydrogenase, producing the protein MSTQHKIAVIGLGYVGLPLARLFATKFPTVGFDINQGRIAELREGKDSTLEVANEILQAVTVTTNPVLANEAKGLYCSYDLGDITDCNVFVVTVPTPVDKHNRPDLTPLYKASETVGKVLKKGDIVIYESTVYPGVTEEECVPVLERVSGLKFNVDFFGGYSPERINPGDKEHTVEKILKVTAGSTPEIGVVVNDIYKAVITAGTHLAPTIKVAEAAKVIENSQRDINIAFVNELAKIFNLLDIDTHAVLEAAGTKWNFLPFKPGLVGGHCIGVDPYYLAQKAMEKGYHPEIILAGRRLNDSMGEYVASQVIKTMIKKGIDVSKAEVLMLGVTFKENCPDVRNTKIVDVIAALEDYGVQVTTYDPWANPAEVKHEYGVVSHTTLPQAKYDAVVLGVAHKELLALDIDKLKKDTAIVYDVKGLLKAGVDSRL; encoded by the coding sequence ATGAGTACACAACATAAAATTGCAGTTATCGGATTAGGATACGTAGGATTGCCATTGGCTCGTTTATTCGCAACTAAATTTCCAACCGTAGGTTTTGATATCAACCAAGGGCGTATCGCTGAATTAAGAGAAGGAAAAGACAGTACACTAGAAGTGGCAAACGAAATTTTGCAAGCGGTGACTGTAACGACAAATCCCGTTTTAGCTAATGAAGCAAAAGGGTTGTACTGTTCGTATGATTTAGGAGATATTACCGATTGTAATGTATTTGTAGTAACGGTACCAACACCGGTTGACAAGCACAATCGCCCTGATTTGACGCCTTTGTATAAAGCTTCTGAAACCGTGGGGAAAGTATTGAAAAAAGGAGATATCGTCATCTATGAATCAACCGTATACCCAGGCGTAACGGAAGAGGAATGTGTACCTGTTTTAGAACGTGTTTCTGGATTAAAATTCAACGTTGACTTTTTTGGTGGATATTCACCAGAGCGCATCAACCCTGGAGACAAAGAGCACACCGTAGAAAAAATATTAAAAGTAACGGCAGGTAGTACACCCGAAATAGGCGTGGTGGTTAATGATATCTACAAAGCTGTGATTACCGCAGGTACCCACTTAGCACCAACCATCAAAGTAGCAGAAGCAGCTAAAGTAATTGAAAACTCACAACGCGATATCAACATTGCCTTTGTCAATGAGTTAGCAAAAATTTTCAACCTATTGGATATCGATACGCATGCCGTATTAGAAGCAGCAGGAACGAAATGGAACTTCTTGCCTTTCAAACCCGGATTAGTAGGTGGGCATTGTATTGGGGTAGATCCGTACTATTTAGCGCAAAAAGCCATGGAAAAGGGGTATCACCCCGAAATTATCTTGGCAGGTCGTCGTTTAAACGATTCGATGGGCGAGTATGTAGCGTCTCAAGTAATCAAAACCATGATTAAAAAGGGCATTGATGTAAGCAAAGCTGAAGTGTTGATGTTAGGAGTTACCTTCAAAGAAAACTGCCCAGACGTGCGCAACACCAAAATTGTAGACGTTATCGCGGCTTTAGAAGATTATGGCGTACAAGTAACAACGTATGATCCGTGGGCAAACCCAGCAGAGGTAAAACACGAATATGGCGTAGTGAGTCATACAACATTGCCACAAGCCAAATATGACGCAGTGGTATTAGGAGTAGCACACAAAGAACTCTTAGCTTTAGACATCGACAAGCTGAAGAAAGACACGGCTATTGTCTATGACGTAAAAGGATTGTTGAAAGCAGGGGTTGATAGTAGATTGTAA